The window AAGTGTGGGTGAACTGGTGCATCTCTCTTTTTTCAGTGTTTCTATTCTCTTGCCGTCTCCCCAATTTCCCCCACCAGTTTGGCGTCTGAGGGCCATTACAGAGATTAAGCTAAGGATGTGGACTGGCTGCCCTGTGTGTCAGCTCACATACACTGACAAACTGGGAGACAACCACTTATTCTCTCTTCCTTTCGCTCTCGTTCTGTAACGCAGCTTTTAAAGACACTGCAAGACTACATGCCTTAAGGCCTAGCaaaactttctctgtgtttttatttcagtgaCTCAGACGTAATATTCTGGCTTCAGTACATGTTAAGCTCAATCTTCAAAAACTGTTGCACAATGTTGATGGTTAGCACTAGTTAATAACATTACTTAATATAAACTAACAATAAAAGAATcgaaagcatttattaatcacaaTTGATGCATCATTTACCAATACATGATTAAATGATAATCCAAAGTTGTGTCTGTTAATATTATTCAATTCTGCATAAATAGTTATTGTTACAATTTTAGTTATtgttaacaaaaatgttaaaattactgtaacaaatgtattgcttgtTAGTtacattgttagttaatgttattcAATACATACCTAATAATGTACCTTATTGTAAATGtttaccacaaaaaaataattagcaCCTGTccctctttttcttttaaaaaaggcaaaaatatgGGTTAGTGAGGCatttacaatgaaagtgaatgaggacagtatttgaattatttcaaaatagaaaTGTTAGGCTAATAatttttaaggtgtttttttctgctttattgaCAGTTCTGCCACATGTACatcacatacatacagagaaatgAAATTGCTATACTCTCAGACACTTGGTGCATACAGTTAACATTTAACTCAACTAAGTTGACATAGtacaaataaatactattttacaaatataaaatacaacctatacaaatatacaaataatcaaataattaaatagatcCAAAACAAAGATGCTGATTCTGATTACTGCAGCTGGTTCAGTTGGATTACATGCACATATCTGTATGAACATAGAGCATTTCCTCCTTGGGACCATTCTTTTCTTCTCCTCTCTGCTCTTAATTCTCATCCAGCTGTAATTCTACAGTTTAAATGCATGGTGTCCGGTGCCTTGTGGCGAGTGGTGAGGGTTCTGGCCTGCATGCCTTGTTAAGAGCATTAGTGGGCATATAGACAAGCAGTGCCACCCTCCCGCATCCACGTCTGATTAGAGTAACGAATGGAGGGCTGGTCTGTCATGCCGCACTCTCCCTCACGTCGGCCTGAATCACATGGCTCCTCTGAACCAAATGACTTAGTTGCTCATTACATATGACAAACCGGGCCACAAGCAGGGGGGCTGCGATGATGTCAGAGACCCACCAAAGGGGATCCCCTCTTAAACATGCATGTCTCCATCTGCATAAATGGAGAGACAGTACAAGATATTGGAAAAACGAATAATAAAACAGCACCAAAGGGACATAAAAACAAGCTAATTATCTATACTCTTTAAATCAGCCCACGCTCAAGCACATGCAGGTCGATTGAGTGTACAGATGTCCTGCCTTTTATTTCCTTCCAAACTACCTCTTCTGATTCCAGAGGCCTCTGACATTCTGTCTGAGTGCCTTCTAGTGTCTGTGTGTCTCCTGTGCATAAACAAGCACCAACCTGAACGCCGTTTCTAGCAGTCCGCCCCCATCTCCCCTTAGTTGCTCTCAGCTTGTTTGCATCGCTGAAGCTCGCAGTCCCAAACATGTGTGTGCAGCTACTGTATATACGTATGTACATGAGCGAGGGCAGAGCTGTGATGTGCTTCCTCAAGAGCTTAATGACTCTCAGCAGTGCTGTCAGAAACTCTTTGCAGAGTCCAGCACTTAAGGGCATATGTTTTTCCCTCTCCTCGGCTGCCTGCAAAGAGCGACAAACGCACACAAACAGAAGCTCCCAGCAACAGTAATGAAATCACTCTGCAGTGAACCCACAGAAAAGAAGGTCAAATACTGTGAGACGTAAGAAATAACTGTAACCCTATAATAAAGTACTTTTGTTTGGAGACAGGTACAGAATGTGCACTCCTAAAACAGGTATTTGTAATTAATAGGTTTGCAGGATTTGTCTAATTACTTAACCTGAATCAAATGTTCTGAGCAAATTAACGAATATTAGAACTTCTCATCAGAGTCGATTTCCCTACACAAAATTCTGagatttcaaataagtttttcatATAACTCTAAGAAGAGCTCACAAACAGTTGGTTGAAATAGTTACTGCACGACCTGCTGAGTTAAGAAATTACAGATTCAATTGATACAAATAGTTGTCCAAAAATGCTTCAGCTTATAAAATGCATGGCTAATAAATACTAAGTTGGCCTATACAACACAGTTCTTGTTTCATTTCAATTCAGACACCACTGAGTCAAAATTTACACTTCAACTTAAACGATCGAAACGTCATATCTTCTTAAAGTTCCTCGTAAATTAAAACCTACTACATCTCGTGtgagcaaacataaaaaaaatgcagttgtctttattaccattttccaacagttttatacaaatcatttacatatatacaatgtgtatatgtatgaatgcaaacagaagaagaagaaaaaaaaaacacacacaaagcaaaaTTCCTGCACACACTTGAaggattaattaaaaatatatcaaatcagGCAATAGGAGGGTCGTCCAAATTTACttgttataataattaataaaaggttGCCAAAttgagtaaaatgttttttaaagaatatttaattttttccaattgtaaatattgcattacaCATCTAAGAAGGTTTTGATGAGTAGGAGGAATTTAATTTTTCCAGTTTAGTAAAATTAGACGTCTGGCTAGCAGcgtcacaaaacacaaaacattaatttgtgaGCTGTTCAAATGTATATCTATAGGTACAACACCAAATAGTGACATCACTGGATCTGCTTGAAGTCTAACATTAAAAATTGTTGACAAAGTCTCAATTATTTTAGACCAATAGAGGGTAATAGCAAACATAATTTGAATGATATTTTCTCAAAGGTGCTGTAGGCCTATAGTCTTTTTAATTCGCATATaggctatatgtatatatatgtatgtatatatatatatatatatatatatatatatatatatatatatatatatatatactaaactcTTAGAAAAGCAATAAGCAAACAAAAGAGTGATACAGCGGTCACGTTTCTATATGGCAAGAGtgattatatttctatataatccAGAGTGATTATAAAAACTGAACCAGCAGCGTGCTTGTCACTTAACGCAGCTCTCCTCGTTGTCAGAAGTGTTCAGTCATATGTCAGGTATAGCGCCGGTTCAACACGCCAGCGGTGTAATGCTGTAACGACACGACACTGTAGTGATGCACCCACTGGGGGTGATGACTGTTCATTTAACGCAACGTGAAATCAAGATCACTTTCTCTCCAGTGCACACTTAGTGGACAGGTACAGAGAGGCTCATTTTAAGGCATGGCATAATGATGGtttaacacaataaaaaataaactttaagaaCTGATAATAAATGCAcgttaaaaatatcaaaatatcatacGCGTATGCTTCTTTGAtgtgtaaacaatattattagGCAGCTATTTTCCCGAAATAGTATGTTTTCCATTCTGAAAAGctgattaaagtttttttttctttttcaaacttcATTACAATTCATTATGCAGTTccaacaaataaaattacattgtGCCATATTAAGCTAAGCATACATATTTGAATGTTGGAATAAAGCAATTCCTTTAAAAATCAACGGAACGGAGTCATAGCCTTGTCCAATGtgtttttctaaagaaaatgtgTACATTTGCTGATACAGCAAAGAGAGTGTATATGGatataggttaaaaaaaaatctatcctaATGGTGAACATAGAAAATAAAGTTAAGTTAGACATTTGATTTGTCCTAAAAATACCTTCAAAAGCACAAAGTCAGCTTTTCTATGTTAAAGTCATTGTTTGTTAATTGGGGGAGCCTGCTAGAGAGAGGCCCTGCAAATTCCACCAATTTGACGAAttaacaatttaaacatttagcCTAGTATCTCAAATTTATCAAGGATaaaattttattcttaaaatgaatttaatcgCGTTATGGTGTGTAGACTATATTTTGGCCTACCTCATCTGTTGGCACAATACGTGTGCAAAACGTTatacacaaaatacaaataaataaataacactaaattcTCGGAGGCTAAATAAACATCAAGAAAAACAGTCTAGTGATATATCGACTTTGTGTTAGATCACTGACAAATCTCTGGTTTAGTTAAAGAAACTGCCTTTGCTGCGCAGATGGATTAGCAGGCTGTGGACGACAGGCGCTGAAATCGTGTTAATAAGTGAAAGGGGTGGGTTACAGAACACCGATTCACGATCACGCAGATACTCGAGGACAGGTCCCTTCGGCCTCGGGACGCTTCCGGCCCCATGCATAACAGCACCAGGCCGCATCTTACCAGTGAAGACCAGAGACCAGTCTCATAAGAGATTATCACTCCAATACACGTTTGCCTCGTGACACAACCCTTCAATACAAACAACTGTGGCAGAGAAACTAGTGTTGGCATGCACACGTGCTGCCTTGTTTACTAACAGCAATATCAATTGCACTGAGGATTTGTTTTGGACCATCAATActgcacaattattttaaatacttaaatggTTATTAAATCATCTGCAAAAGGACATTGCATGTGATATCTGAAACAAAAGCAGTAAAAACTTACCTCTGCAGTATACATTTGGTCTATGAATAATCCAGACCTGCAGAACCCAACGTCAAAAGCCTTTTTGCTGcattatttgtaaaaacaaacaactttCAAACACCACGTTTTTCGCGAGCAAAGATTCTTCATTTCTTTACaacagtttgaaaataaataaaaataaagcgaATGAGTAATGTGATCATATTTTgtttggcagaaaaaaaaaaccgagATGGTCATAgatatatgttttaattataaagacatataaacaatatacagtatgaaaCTGTATGCCGGCTTGATCAAGTATATTCTTCACAGTTTACAATCAAGTGAATTGtgcaataacaaaaacaaaatcattgtAGGCCAAACatatgagaatgttttttttccccacgaATACACGGACGGAGGTTCAGCTTACGTTTATTCATTTCTGGCAAACAGGTTTTTAAGAAATGATCATCTGTGGTCATTTGCAGTAAATTGCATAGATGACCAATAACGCTGAAACCGAAAGAGAAAAGGTTTGACTTAAGAAACAATCCTCCGGAAGCTGTGAACCAGAAACATATAATTTCAAGCAAATGCTTttttgttttcacagaaataatcatttttaatccTTCTTTTGGGATAAAAGTGGAAAGGCTTTAAAATTTGAGGGATTTAAAAACTTATTCCAGTAATACTGTGTCCCtcagttatttatttaccattatttGTTGTATTAACTAATAAACCATCATAGTTATTGAGACACGTAGCAAGGGTTTTGAATCAGACCTAAGCCCATTCCCAACAAAGCAATGCGAATTCAGACCAACAAAAGGATGAAGCAGGAAGAGTTCAGCGCGTGGAAGTCAATGCTTGTCGCTGCAGTGTTTGAACGGGTTGGACGGGGTCCCGGAAAACGAGCTGCATTTCTCCGCGCAGGTGGCCAGTGCCGTGCTGGAAAACGGATACACGGCCGCCTGTCCGAAAGGCGCGAGCGCGGTGGGAATCGGCGAAGTTATAGTCTGCCCTTGGTTTAGATAAGCCACCAACCGGCGCATTTCCTCCAGTGCCTGTGCCTGCATTAGGATGTAGTTTTTTGCAAGAAGCAAAGTTGCGATTTTAGAGAGTTTTCTCACAGACGGACTGTGCGCGTAGGGGATCACAGACCTCAGGCCGTCCAGCGCGTCATTGAGGTCGTGCATGCGTCTCCGCTCGCGCGCGTTGATGCTCAGCCGGAGAGATCTCTGCTCCTTCGGCTTCTTGGCGAGATTGCTCGGATGCTTCTCTTCGTCAAATCCAGCGCCTCTCTTACGAGTCTCTAAGGGGTCGAAGCCGTCGTCTTCATCACTGGTCTGCTCTCCGCCGCTTTCGTTCGACTTTCCCGTTTGACCGGAGAGGAAATCCACTGCAGGTGTGAGGGTGAAGCGGCCAGGATTTCCAGCACCATGGCCAGCGCCGAAGCCGAAGGCGGACTGTCCGTAGCGCTGTGTCAGGTCCAGCAGGGTGTCGTTGCTGATCGATTTCAGCAAGTTTTCGTCGCCGATATTCATTTTGGTGAAAGgaaataaaacgaaaacaaaaaCGGACCGGATGGGAAACTTTCGCGCGCTCTCTTGAAAGCTTCCTCGCGCTGTCTTCTTTTTCTTTGGCTGGTGTTCTCCAAAAGGCTGCTGGAAAtgaagtcactttttttttaaatagaggtCTTTCTTCCCCTATCACTTCGAGCACTCGTTTAAGGCTCTTCCGCGCAAACAGTGATGTTGCGTGCACTTTAGACGCCTCGTCTGAACTTGCGCGCTTCTTGCAGTGTGTCTTGCCCTCGCCCTGGGCAGATTGAGACTCGCGCGCAGTCCTGCTTGCTAGTGAGTAAGAGCGCGAGGCCCAGCGGGATTATCACTGTCCAATCAAGGGGGCGTTTTAATTAAGGAGATTAGAAACTGGCAGGCTTCTAAATTCAGCTATAGCTATTATAACTGCTGAACAAATAATGGCATAATGGCCGGTACGCTGTAGTGAATTGTATCTAATATTCTGTAGATACTGTAATCAGTTACACTAAATTAACGCAGTATTGGagtaacaaaatgtttatttttggtttgCTAACCAATGATCAAAACAACTTGTTGAATAGCGGCCTTGTGAACTAACTGGACAGCAAACAGGACATCTCTtaagtaatacaattattaaagacGACCACTGAATACATTTATTGTTAGTGGACCGTGCATAAAAAGGGAGTTTCAGTTTGTAGTCCAAAAACTGGAGCAAAAATtaacgaaataaataaataataataatggcaaaaTTTTCCAGCAATGGCTCCCTTGGATATTTTCTATAAAATGGTGGTTTGGTCTTAAGagtaaggaaaataaataaacaatagagGAGACAAAATAACATGGAGGTCAAACCATGTGCGAATTCTAGGAAAGGAAGTTGCAGCATTAAGGACTACAACTACCATAAGGAGTAAACGTGCTTGGAAGTTCTTCACTGTCGGAACAGATCCTTAAATCTCATTCTATAATTTTAATCAGACCTCATTTTACTCATTAACTGTGTTACAACCTATAGGAAATTCCATAGGCAACCAACAGAAGTCCCGGTTGGCCAAACATTGAATCCATGACTAAATTTGGCAACAATTTCTAAAAATGGACACTTTAGTATTTTTCTTTTGACCATGCAGGCTAAACTCTGTTTCTTGTTGGAGACGGAGGAAGTGAACGGGAGAGAGCACGTGCTGCGAGGGATTAATCGCATCGTCTAGATGATGCCCAAAAGTGAGTTTCAACACTTACAGCCAAAGACCAAGGCCGCTCGACCAACAATACATGTGAAGAAGAGGGCATTTTCTTGGACTTGGATGGGAATAAGTTTGGGTAATCAGTCAACAAATGAAATTGATCGCTCAGGAACACATAGCTAATGCAAAGATGATGCACCGCCATCTAGTGCTCATTCAAGAAAAGTAAAATTCCAAAACCAGACAAAAATATCTGCAGCAAGAGTTATAAATAAATCTAAcaccaataaaatatttaatgctgATTATAACCTGAAGAGTTATTAAGAACGCGTAATTACAGGAGGTTATTAAGTAACCTCCTGTAAAtcctatttaaataattattttttaatatgttttaaaatgtgttaattttgtAATATTGAAGATTAGTTAAAGAAATTAAAGTGGttatataataacatattttgttttattattatagtgttactTTAGGATCACTGAAAACGTATTAaagtttttagtaatattttgagttattttttaatttatgtttattttttcaaagatttataatttttttctttttattagatAGTAAAAATATGTTGATATAGTTTgtagtaattttatttaaattttagttggttattttaatacatcaagttaagctacataaaaatgttgccttggcaactatataaaataatatgctaGTTCAATTAAAAAACTAagtatacaatacaaataaaacctaAGGTTTTGAACCTGATTGAGTCCAACTGAACCAAATAAACAGTTGAATTTCTCTGCATTACACAGgctagttcagttcagtttagttcagtgtatttatatagcacatttaaaaacaacaatggttgaccaaagtgcttaaatgtccgacaaaaaaaaaaaaataaaaaataaataaataaataaataaataaataaaaaagactaaaACATGAGGTCTACTGCTGATGGAGGTAGACGATTTTCTCTGCTGATCTATTTCAGGTTTGCTGTTTCTCTGAAAGAACTGAACGCCAAATAACTACACGTTAAATAAGAGACAATCCGTGCTTTCTCATATAATACACAAGGGGGCGCTTAAGTAAAACAGTTCCCGATTGTGTTGTGAATACACTACAGCTATGCAAAATGCAAATACTGCATCCTCACACTACGAAGAACAGcatctttaaaatacaaatgttaattGCAACAAAATCCCCACATGAGCAGATCATCTACATGTGCACACTGCGCCGGAAATGTGGATTATACCCGGAATGCAAAAGTATGCCTACCAGGGAGGGTTCTGTGtatgtaaataaacatttcataagATTGTTTGATGTTTCTGCATAGCACACACAGCAGTTGTGCTTAGTGCTTTGAAAAGACTGAtaaacagatggatggatggatggacaaacaaAGAGACTGACCTCTTTTATCTCTCTTGTTTCAGGCTATTCCCTTTTCCAGGGCGGCAGCAGCGTGTGATCAGCGGgagattcattttttatatttttggagccAATGCGAGCAGTTCTCTGAGAGTTATCATTCGGCGTGTGATATCAGGCTCCAAGGCCCTCCAGCCAAACACCCACCAGAGACGTCTCCTGCCTCTGTCCTAACACGCCGTGAAATTATAGGGCTCCTTGGCTATTGTGAGAGAGGTGGCACATTTCAGAACAGTCCCATTTTTGTCTGTCTTCAAATCATTTTCCAGACCAGAAAGTAGTCATCATGTGTAGTCATTTTGGGTATGATGTTATATCTAAGTGTGATTCCAAAGGGCCAGAAGAGATAACAAAAGCGCTTTGAACATCACAACCACCGAGGATGATACAGACTCTGTAGAAATGGCCTGAGAGTAAAAAGCAAATGGAACATAATCTCTCTGCCATATAATAGCCACTGACCTTCCATATGCATTTCACACGCTTATGTGCATGAGAGGACTTTTCAGCTCAGTAATGTGAGATACCATGCATGACACAGACAACAGAATGCTCACGCTTTTATGTGGTTGTTGCTAGGTGACTACTGGTGCACAGTCGAACAACTCTGACAAAAGGATCTTATAATTTAGATCAGTGTTTAACAGCTTTAATTCCATCATTCATACATGGGAAGTGCCAGCACAAAGAACGGAAGCAATAAAGCAAACCTTTGGCTATGATGGGGTATTAGATTGTTAAAAGAAAAGGTTCCAAAAAAgggggttttcacagtgatgccatatagaataattattttgtgtttgtcataattgaaaagcaaaaaaaaattaaattaaattaaattaaatagacaAAAATTCTTAGTGAAGAactttttaataatctgaagaatttCACTTTGTGCAATGGATGTTAAAAGAATTAAAGAAATTTAgaaagcattacatcatttgctctcCAGTGAATgctctactttaaaaaaatgtctttacaaGACCACTGGAGTAGTGTGGGttactgtggattattgtgatgtttttatcagctgtttggactcgcaactgacggcacccattcactgcagaggatccactggcgAGCAAGTGAAATAATGCtcaatttctacaaatctgttctgatgaaggaacatttacatcacatttacaggtgctggtcatataattagaatatcatcaaaaagttgatttatttccctaattccattcaaaaagtgaagcttgtatattatattcattcattacacacagactgatatatatcaaatgtttatttcttttaattttgatgattataactgacaactaaggaaaatcccaaatacagtatctcagaaaattagaatattgtgaaaaggttcaatattgaagacacctggtgcgtgagaaaaaggtgagaaaaaatatatttctttaaaggttcttcatggaaccatccatgccaataaagaacctttgttCTGAAGCATGTATGATGATTTGTAAAGTAGACAACATAATTCATCTAAATGGACATTCTGAAAGTGTTGGTCACATGATCAAATGCCAAATCACAGTTATAAATAATCTCCGGCTCTTCCACTGTGAACATAAAGAGATAAAGAGGCCGTTTGTCTTGAAAATGAGCATCCTGAGCAAAAGTAAAAGCTTTTTTACAGAGGTTGTAAAGACAATGTTAACACTTGACCTCcataaaggaaaatatatttaatggta is drawn from Carassius auratus strain Wakin unplaced genomic scaffold, ASM336829v1 scaf_tig00215416, whole genome shotgun sequence and contains these coding sequences:
- the LOC113094722 gene encoding class E basic helix-loop-helix protein 23-like, which translates into the protein MNIGDENLLKSISNDTLLDLTQRYGQSAFGFGAGHGAGNPGRFTLTPAVDFLSGQTGKSNESGGEQTSDEDDGFDPLETRKRGAGFDEEKHPSNLAKKPKEQRSLRLSINARERRRMHDLNDALDGLRSVIPYAHSPSVRKLSKIATLLLAKNYILMQAQALEEMRRLVAYLNQGQTITSPIPTALAPFGQAAVYPFSSTALATCAEKCSSFSGTPSNPFKHCSDKH